One stretch of Punica granatum isolate Tunisia-2019 chromosome 5, ASM765513v2, whole genome shotgun sequence DNA includes these proteins:
- the LOC116207800 gene encoding uncharacterized protein LOC116207800, which produces MSRPWVLVFLLLLIVFTSQFEWKQQFGNEVEQGPNASQKEQHVSKREEAVKEKIILSQEKNIQKLNELVRTLHEQLLQCRGETEGNGSSTPLTEILTELERHHVLED; this is translated from the exons ATGTCGAGACCGTGGGTGCTTGTTTTTCTGCTCTTGTTGATCGTGTTCACTTCACAGTTTGAGTGGAAGCAACAATTCGGTAATGAAGTTGAACAAGGTCCAAATGCTTCTCAGAAAGAGCAACATGTTTCTAAGAGGGAGGAAGCTGTGAAAGAAAAG ATTATCCTATCCCAGGAAAAGAATATTCAGAAACTTAATGAGCTTGTCCGGACTCTCCATGAGCAGTTGTTGCAGTGCAGGGGCGAAACTGAAGGCAATGGCAGTAGTACCCCTTTGACTGAAATTCTAACCGAGCTTGAGCGGCATCATGTTCTTGAGGACTAG